A section of the Nitrososphaerota archaeon genome encodes:
- a CDS encoding NAD(P)/FAD-dependent oxidoreductase: protein MVREINYDIVIVGAGPAGSSAAFSAAKTGARVALLEKEETVAQTVRTSGVTWMDSIREFEIPEYCYNPVKNYGFCSPGNEVVVSSNIPMAAVLDVRKTYRWLAEKAKKQDVELYTSTAVTNAIRNPHGITLHTTSNKEEVLFHAKIVIDASGFQSVVAKSLGLVTQWKRFGAGAEYEVEVENADPDTWWLMVGQDYSPAGYAWIFPMGGKIVRIGVGIGKPESTMDPTERLEQIMQKKLGPISKLGKITQIEFHYGLIPNDGLTRKTVYDNLILVGDTAGQANPLVLEGIRYAIRFGRVAGDVAANAILSGDLSEKSLKPYEENWKKAIQKKIESASKVQARWIRLSDKEWDEELDIIKELSMDEFLDFIKADFSLTSIIKMAVSHPKMAVRQLFNIVKSTGKSS from the coding sequence TTGGTCAGAGAGATAAACTATGATATTGTTATAGTGGGAGCAGGTCCTGCTGGATCGTCTGCCGCATTTTCTGCCGCAAAGACTGGTGCCCGCGTGGCATTGCTGGAAAAAGAAGAAACAGTAGCACAGACTGTTCGCACAAGCGGAGTTACCTGGATGGACAGCATACGAGAATTTGAGATCCCGGAATACTGTTATAATCCGGTCAAAAATTACGGATTTTGTTCACCTGGAAACGAGGTCGTCGTATCATCCAATATCCCAATGGCCGCGGTGCTAGATGTTCGAAAGACATACCGATGGCTTGCTGAAAAGGCAAAAAAGCAGGACGTCGAACTATACACAAGCACTGCAGTAACAAATGCAATTCGAAATCCACATGGAATAACATTACACACGACGTCAAACAAGGAAGAGGTTTTGTTTCATGCAAAAATCGTAATTGATGCTAGTGGATTTCAAAGCGTTGTTGCAAAGTCATTAGGATTGGTAACGCAGTGGAAGCGGTTTGGCGCCGGCGCAGAGTACGAAGTCGAAGTGGAAAATGCAGACCCCGACACTTGGTGGCTCATGGTTGGTCAGGACTATTCTCCTGCAGGCTATGCGTGGATTTTCCCAATGGGTGGTAAAATTGTGCGAATCGGAGTAGGTATTGGAAAGCCAGAATCCACAATGGACCCAACTGAGCGTCTAGAACAAATAATGCAAAAAAAACTCGGGCCAATTTCCAAGCTTGGCAAAATCACACAGATAGAATTTCATTATGGATTGATTCCAAACGACGGACTAACAAGAAAAACAGTATATGATAATTTGATTCTAGTGGGAGATACAGCAGGGCAGGCAAACCCGCTAGTGTTAGAAGGAATTCGCTATGCAATACGATTTGGTAGGGTTGCAGGAGATGTAGCAGCCAATGCAATTCTAAGCGGCGATCTGTCAGAAAAATCCCTAAAGCCATACGAGGAAAACTGGAAAAAGGCAATCCAGAAAAAAATAGAGTCGGCATCAAAGGTCCAGGCTAGATGGATTAGACTCTCTGACAAAGAATGGGACGAGGAACTAGACATCATAAAGGAGCTCAGCATGGACGAGTTTTTGGACTTTATCAAGGCGGATTTCAGTCTTACTAGTATAATCAAGATGGCAGTCAGTCACCCGAAGATGGCAGTTCGGCAATTATTCAATATTGTCAAGAGTACTGGAAAATCATCTTAA
- a CDS encoding cell division protein FtsZ, which translates to MVQASAPLPPAPVLMTCFGHCGIGLGAESYRRLLLDVGADPLKPVLKDTKDESRILKRYGSTILRFPGAYTGGETPLIPRALLVDLDPRAANLILQSYPDLFALRDKHVIHGAGGAARNWAEGRSRFKNEVTQKWDFGKQLSALSPEQVRGYTVPFAMGGGTGSSFACSFIEFIRSNTKEHATIATLGLLPEFGWDPVILEAAAINIVMNLEYQIKYSDCSILFSNKRLREVAHKYEKRVDKIPSIIDDLPKEHEVGWKDYKGMNLIAANAISMFISSFARETEWDMSNYRTWLATKRPKFAIPWVIPVLPDEDQWNLNTITGNKHNTMDSIIENLNKKQDAILFDIDETDIRNYGGAKDSCCALVKVKGEFDIKERELLKRLIKERFNIEDSRMIFIKIPIMDKEQANITILVNTKAIGPKVLEIAREAEEAWDAYKDEYGRWGLTTEDFKQSLMDVVHQFSQ; encoded by the coding sequence ATGGTACAAGCAAGCGCCCCACTACCACCAGCGCCAGTTCTGATGACCTGCTTTGGTCACTGTGGAATTGGTCTTGGAGCAGAATCCTACCGTAGATTACTGCTTGATGTTGGCGCCGATCCACTAAAGCCTGTTCTCAAGGACACAAAGGACGAGTCCAGAATCCTAAAAAGATATGGAAGCACAATCCTTCGATTCCCAGGCGCATATACTGGTGGAGAAACACCGCTAATTCCAAGAGCATTACTAGTAGACTTGGACCCAAGGGCTGCAAATCTCATTTTACAGTCATATCCTGACCTTTTTGCGTTGCGTGACAAGCATGTGATACATGGTGCTGGAGGTGCCGCAAGAAACTGGGCAGAAGGACGCTCTAGATTCAAAAACGAAGTCACCCAAAAATGGGACTTTGGAAAACAATTATCAGCATTATCGCCAGAACAAGTCCGAGGCTATACTGTTCCGTTTGCAATGGGTGGCGGTACTGGAAGCTCTTTTGCTTGCTCGTTTATCGAATTTATTAGAAGCAACACCAAGGAACACGCAACAATTGCAACACTAGGGCTGTTGCCAGAATTTGGCTGGGACCCAGTCATATTGGAAGCAGCTGCAATCAATATAGTAATGAATCTGGAATACCAAATCAAGTATTCTGACTGTTCAATACTATTTTCAAACAAACGACTGCGCGAAGTTGCCCATAAGTATGAAAAACGAGTGGACAAGATTCCATCTATAATAGATGATCTGCCGAAGGAACACGAAGTAGGATGGAAAGACTACAAGGGTATGAATCTGATTGCTGCAAACGCAATCTCCATGTTCATTTCTTCATTTGCCAGAGAAACAGAATGGGACATGTCAAATTATAGAACCTGGCTTGCAACAAAGAGACCCAAATTTGCAATTCCATGGGTCATACCTGTATTGCCTGATGAAGACCAGTGGAACCTCAACACCATTACTGGTAACAAGCACAACACAATGGATAGTATCATTGAGAATCTAAACAAAAAGCAGGATGCGATTCTATTCGATATTGATGAGACTGACATTCGCAATTATGGCGGAGCAAAGGACTCTTGCTGTGCACTAGTTAAAGTAAAAGGCGAATTTGACATCAAAGAGCGCGAATTGCTCAAGAGACTCATCAAGGAGAGATTCAACATTGAGGATTCCAGAATGATATTTATCAAAATTCCAATCATGGATAAAGAACAGGCAAACATCACAATTCTTGTCAATACAAAGGCAATAGGGCCAAAGGTGCTAGAGATTGCCCGCGAGGCAGAAGAAGCCTGGGATGCATACAAGGATGAATACGGAAGATGGGGCCTGACCACTGAAGATTTCAAACAATCTCTGATGGACGTAGTTCACCAGTTTAGCCAGTGA
- a CDS encoding C2H2-type zinc finger protein, with translation MALITIDCREAEHLMHEMAVFVSDWLGAIPTMKLHEFVVSTMDDKKLYSESVVKAIREFFASIGETSNYGVLPKDEIIMIKSIHEGTIKKEKPANSMFSCSHCGYVTPYEVLLQNHMKIHYF, from the coding sequence GTGGCATTGATAACAATTGACTGCCGTGAGGCAGAGCACCTCATGCACGAAATGGCAGTATTCGTATCTGATTGGCTAGGAGCAATTCCGACCATGAAGCTTCACGAATTCGTGGTCAGCACCATGGATGACAAGAAACTATACTCAGAATCCGTGGTCAAGGCAATAAGGGAGTTTTTTGCCTCAATAGGCGAGACCTCAAACTATGGAGTATTGCCAAAAGACGAGATAATCATGATAAAATCAATCCATGAGGGGACAATAAAAAAAGAAAAGCCTGCAAACTCTATGTTCTCATGCAGTCATTGCGGTTACGTTACCCCATACGAAGTGTTATTGCAAAACCACATGAAAATACATTATTTCTGA
- a CDS encoding tetratricopeptide repeat protein — translation MDIFDSAIIEFNLGNFKKALVLFDQVLLLEPFHVTALIKKGNILGKFARYSDAIKCYDKALSVEANNALALINKGLALHYLERYAEAIECYDIILQHKPNSVLTLYNKASSLIRNYQISEGLEVLKKVTSIDFSYKYKACADVDFEQIQKVPEFKRLIL, via the coding sequence TTGGATATTTTCGATTCTGCAATCATCGAGTTTAATCTTGGCAATTTCAAAAAGGCACTCGTATTATTTGATCAAGTGCTACTGCTAGAGCCATTCCATGTGACAGCACTGATCAAAAAAGGAAATATTTTGGGCAAGTTTGCCAGATATTCCGATGCCATAAAATGCTATGACAAGGCACTAAGTGTGGAGGCGAATAATGCACTTGCCCTCATAAACAAGGGCCTTGCACTGCATTATTTGGAAAGATATGCAGAGGCAATTGAATGCTATGATATCATATTACAGCATAAGCCAAACAGCGTACTGACCCTATACAATAAGGCATCAAGCCTAATTCGAAACTACCAGATATCGGAAGGCCTCGAAGTTCTAAAAAAGGTAACCAGCATTGATTTTTCCTACAAGTACAAGGCATGCGCTGATGTGGATTTTGAACAAATACAAAAGGTGCCGGAATTCAAAAGGCTAATTTTGTAA
- a CDS encoding MFS transporter codes for MWFIPPINIAAEGLHTAIPLFVIQLGGGIREVSIMIAIHYGAAALGSILWGKILDRYHAKKAVLLVSFSVIILCCMWLYFTNDLGPLYIVAPLSGFFLTARSPVTQMLVMETSMNNQWSRLFARTSILSTFGSLGAMLIGAVWSLYFDSRQYFVICAIASAVALGICTQISKTHFHIELHNIAYSVHGVQHAFGHFRLHHHFVFPKTPSIHDYKHILSILKGKVSHEIGFLFLANFLFYFGSNIYFTALTPFLKTLKLSDSTVFTLYLIQTSMMAAIFFVAPKIISRLGEEKATMLAYLPRIAGVLVAAFFITMFSGHVLLSFAIFSMCLMVIGFSIFTTANSVLLFNAIPKGFEGTYLGVNSSMVGMGVFGGALTAGFVATAFDYTMTFIVSSVILLGSVILFRFYLSHRLSEKSIH; via the coding sequence ATTTGGTTTATCCCTCCCATTAACATAGCAGCCGAAGGACTACATACGGCAATTCCACTCTTTGTTATACAATTGGGCGGGGGGATTCGTGAAGTCTCTATTATGATTGCAATTCATTATGGGGCCGCTGCACTTGGCTCGATTCTCTGGGGCAAAATTCTTGACAGGTATCATGCAAAAAAGGCAGTCCTACTTGTGTCTTTTTCTGTCATAATTTTGTGCTGCATGTGGCTGTATTTTACAAATGATCTTGGACCGCTCTACATTGTGGCTCCACTTTCTGGGTTCTTTTTGACTGCACGCAGTCCAGTAACTCAGATGCTCGTGATGGAAACTAGCATGAACAATCAGTGGAGCAGGTTGTTTGCTAGAACGTCTATTCTTTCCACGTTTGGTAGCCTTGGCGCAATGCTAATTGGCGCTGTGTGGAGCCTGTATTTTGATAGCCGGCAATACTTTGTAATATGTGCGATTGCAAGCGCAGTAGCACTTGGTATTTGTACGCAAATCAGCAAGACACATTTTCACATAGAGCTACACAATATTGCTTACTCGGTACATGGCGTACAGCATGCTTTTGGCCACTTTAGGTTACATCACCACTTTGTTTTTCCAAAAACCCCAAGCATACATGACTACAAGCATATTCTGTCTATCCTAAAGGGCAAAGTTTCACATGAGATCGGATTTCTATTTTTGGCAAACTTTTTGTTTTATTTTGGAAGCAACATCTACTTTACGGCGCTGACTCCATTTCTTAAAACACTAAAACTTTCGGACTCGACTGTATTTACTTTATATCTTATACAGACATCCATGATGGCTGCAATCTTTTTTGTAGCGCCCAAAATTATCTCAAGGCTTGGCGAGGAAAAAGCCACAATGCTTGCTTATTTGCCAAGGATCGCAGGTGTTTTGGTTGCGGCATTTTTTATCACAATGTTTTCTGGCCATGTCTTGTTATCATTTGCAATATTTTCGATGTGCCTGATGGTGATTGGGTTTTCCATATTTACCACTGCAAACTCGGTTTTACTCTTCAATGCAATCCCAAAAGGTTTTGAGGGTACGTATCTGGGTGTAAACAGCTCCATGGTAGGAATGGGTGTCTTTGGAGGTGCTCTGACTGCGGGATTTGTGGCTACGGCCTTTGATTATACAATGACCTTCATTGTGTCATCGGTTATCTTGCTTGGATCAGTAATCCTCTTTAGGTTCTATTTGAGCCACAGATTGTCGGAAAAATCTATTCACTAG
- a CDS encoding ABC transporter substrate-binding protein has translation MKVLFFAALIVSGFGIAFAEKGTFVDSIQFIQYLDESTAIEEVKKKNLDIYYSRIPAELISDTDTSDLKIFYTTGGSFSLLVNPAQGDEFNPFYYQKVRFALNYLVDRKLIVDELMSGQGVMMTSNYGPFDPDFLNIVSELEKFHFRYNPELANSMISEIMIEAGAQKIDDKWMYNGKKVYVTFFIRNDDPVRKSIGEVISSELEKLGFTVRKDFGDLNKAYVLVYGSDPAELKWSLYTEGYAGRSAFVKYDPLGLAQMYSPWYSNMPGFNNPQYWNYKNEKLDDLTQKIYSSNYTTYVERAELIRQATILGVNESVRIFLAAKVDPFVVNKNVDGIINDFGGGIQTRFTPINSRTNDNTLKIGVKQIYQGAWNPVRGLADAYSKNIWDVLYDPGMFKNPYSGQNFAVRQEWNVKTAGPTGKLDVPDDAIFWDPTLQKWQSAEGKKAKSKVTYDLLWSNWHNGQKMDMNDVLYSLYFTQEWGSAQTQNDKTFDPEYTPTASQAAKTLVAVRPIDDNTIEVYVDYWHFDETEIADWGGVWVTMPWEPMAAMERAVIDGKASFSRTDAQAKNLNWFSMIIPRDAKLISKYLKEFSESGYVPPALEKFANTAQYYDSRYQSTIFWIEEKNHAVISNGPFYLDNYSPEARTITIHAFDDESYPFSVGHWSKFEHVSLPQITSIDVPDKIIRGQDITIPINTEHSTDLYYFVNDASGTEITSGITQIQNGSTEILVDSEITNTMMIGGHDIKIYAISDSVFRPDIYLTSFSAVDKIDETYTETIIESKKPEAQNNYGIISIILGAIIVAVILYIRKSRKSRTSH, from the coding sequence GTGAAAGTATTATTCTTTGCAGCATTAATTGTCTCTGGGTTTGGAATTGCGTTTGCAGAAAAAGGCACATTTGTTGATAGCATACAATTCATCCAGTATCTAGATGAGAGCACCGCAATCGAAGAGGTAAAAAAGAAAAACCTGGACATTTACTATTCGCGAATTCCAGCAGAGCTTATATCGGATACAGACACTAGCGACCTGAAAATATTTTACACGACCGGCGGGTCGTTTAGCTTACTTGTAAATCCAGCACAAGGAGACGAGTTCAATCCATTTTACTATCAAAAAGTGCGATTTGCATTGAATTATCTAGTTGACAGAAAGCTAATCGTAGATGAACTAATGTCTGGTCAGGGGGTCATGATGACATCAAATTATGGACCATTTGATCCCGACTTTCTAAATATTGTATCCGAGCTTGAAAAGTTCCACTTTAGATATAATCCAGAACTTGCAAATTCCATGATATCGGAGATAATGATAGAAGCAGGAGCACAAAAAATCGACGACAAGTGGATGTATAATGGGAAAAAAGTCTATGTGACGTTTTTTATTAGAAATGATGATCCAGTAAGAAAATCCATTGGCGAAGTAATATCATCCGAGCTTGAAAAGTTAGGCTTTACTGTGAGAAAAGACTTTGGAGATTTGAACAAGGCGTATGTTTTGGTGTATGGTTCTGATCCTGCTGAACTCAAATGGAGTCTATACACCGAAGGCTATGCCGGACGGTCTGCATTTGTAAAATATGATCCTCTAGGTCTAGCACAAATGTATTCTCCGTGGTATTCAAACATGCCTGGCTTTAACAATCCACAATACTGGAACTACAAAAACGAAAAACTTGATGATCTTACACAGAAAATCTATTCAAGCAATTATACTACATATGTTGAGCGAGCCGAGCTGATTCGTCAGGCAACAATTCTTGGTGTAAACGAGTCTGTGAGAATATTTCTAGCAGCCAAGGTGGATCCGTTTGTTGTAAACAAAAACGTAGATGGTATAATCAATGATTTTGGGGGAGGAATACAAACCAGATTTACACCAATCAACTCTAGGACAAACGATAATACACTCAAAATTGGCGTCAAGCAAATCTATCAGGGTGCGTGGAATCCAGTGCGGGGTCTGGCAGACGCATACTCCAAGAACATCTGGGACGTGCTGTATGATCCCGGGATGTTCAAAAATCCATATTCTGGCCAAAACTTTGCAGTCAGACAAGAATGGAATGTGAAAACAGCAGGACCTACAGGAAAACTAGATGTGCCAGACGATGCAATATTTTGGGACCCGACACTACAAAAATGGCAATCCGCTGAAGGTAAAAAGGCAAAAAGCAAGGTAACATATGATCTTCTCTGGTCAAACTGGCACAATGGTCAAAAAATGGACATGAATGATGTCCTGTATTCTCTTTATTTCACACAGGAATGGGGCTCTGCACAAACACAAAACGACAAGACATTTGATCCTGAATACACACCCACTGCAAGCCAGGCAGCAAAGACACTAGTTGCTGTCAGACCAATTGATGATAATACCATCGAAGTTTATGTTGACTATTGGCACTTTGATGAAACCGAGATTGCCGACTGGGGAGGAGTCTGGGTGACAATGCCCTGGGAGCCAATGGCGGCAATGGAGCGGGCAGTAATTGATGGTAAGGCCTCGTTTTCGAGAACTGACGCCCAAGCAAAAAACCTCAACTGGTTTTCCATGATTATTCCACGTGATGCAAAACTAATATCGAAATACCTAAAGGAATTTTCAGAGTCTGGCTATGTGCCGCCTGCGCTGGAAAAATTTGCCAATACTGCGCAATACTATGACTCTAGGTACCAGAGTACCATATTTTGGATAGAGGAGAAAAACCACGCAGTAATAAGCAATGGCCCATTCTACTTGGACAATTATTCTCCAGAGGCAAGGACAATTACTATTCATGCATTTGATGATGAGTCCTATCCGTTTTCTGTAGGACATTGGAGTAAATTTGAGCATGTAAGCCTGCCGCAAATAACATCAATTGATGTACCAGACAAAATAATACGCGGGCAAGACATTACAATTCCAATTAATACAGAACACTCGACTGATCTATATTATTTTGTAAATGACGCGTCCGGCACAGAAATCACAAGCGGTATAACACAAATTCAAAATGGATCTACAGAGATCTTGGTTGATTCTGAAATTACCAATACAATGATGATTGGAGGCCACGACATCAAAATCTATGCTATATCTGACTCTGTTTTCAGGCCTGACATTTACCTGACGAGCTTCTCTGCGGTGGACAAAATAGACGAGACCTACACTGAAACCATCATAGAATCAAAAAAACCAGAGGCTCAAAACAACTATGGGATAATTTCCATCATACTTGGCGCAATAATTGTAGCAGTCATTCTATATATTAGAAAATCACGTAAGTCGCGCACAAGCCACTGA
- a CDS encoding NAD(P)-dependent oxidoreductase, with amino-acid sequence MFLVRVGIVGTGLLGNAVGLNLLKRGHTVTAYNRTRSKTKELEENGAKIVDSPKKVSENSDVVFSIVKNADAVRKVAFGDECIACGKHDGLIVCDMSTINPIASKEIAREFAGRGIPFCDTPVMGGPNVAITGDLVIMVGGEKATFEKCEKLFSDIANKVFYLGQNGTAHSVKLAMNLQIAMLALAISEGITLARASKMKPETFLEILNSTYFKTGMSENKAYKMLKHDYSPTFTLSNLKKDLDTINEAAKSFGVNLPMATKANQIYQEAEEEFGSLDYTAILEYLSKSK; translated from the coding sequence ATTTTTCTTGTGCGAGTAGGAATTGTCGGCACTGGTCTTTTGGGGAATGCAGTCGGCCTAAATCTTTTGAAGCGAGGACATACAGTTACTGCATACAACAGAACAAGATCCAAGACAAAAGAATTGGAAGAAAACGGTGCAAAAATTGTGGACTCGCCAAAAAAAGTCTCAGAGAATTCCGATGTTGTGTTTAGCATTGTAAAAAACGCAGATGCCGTAAGAAAGGTTGCATTTGGGGACGAATGCATTGCGTGCGGAAAGCATGACGGCCTGATTGTGTGTGATATGAGCACAATAAACCCAATAGCGTCAAAAGAGATCGCGCGGGAATTTGCAGGTAGGGGAATTCCGTTTTGTGACACGCCAGTGATGGGGGGCCCAAACGTTGCAATCACAGGTGACCTAGTAATAATGGTGGGTGGAGAAAAAGCGACATTTGAGAAATGCGAAAAACTTTTCAGTGATATTGCAAATAAGGTCTTTTACCTGGGTCAAAACGGCACGGCTCATTCTGTCAAGCTTGCAATGAATCTACAGATAGCAATGCTTGCGCTGGCAATATCGGAGGGAATTACGCTTGCGCGAGCATCAAAAATGAAACCTGAGACCTTTCTGGAGATTCTCAACTCGACTTATTTTAAGACGGGAATGAGTGAGAACAAGGCCTACAAGATGCTAAAGCATGATTATTCCCCGACATTTACGCTGTCAAATCTAAAAAAAGACCTCGACACAATCAACGAGGCGGCAAAATCATTTGGAGTAAATCTTCCCATGGCAACAAAGGCAAACCAGATTTATCAAGAAGCCGAAGAGGAATTTGGTAGTCTAGACTATACTGCAATACTGGAATACCTATCTAAATCAAAATGA
- a CDS encoding cobalamin-binding protein: MISMRIVSFLPSATELVFELGAGDELVGVTHECNYPEEARQKPRVIRSVFDPEIMTSRQIDAKVTELAKTDAPIFLVHEDNIKNAKPDLIIGQGTCAVCSAYTKEVNRALEILEKRPEVEVIDPHSIDDILSSVDTIAKKIGRESHGKALIESLQKRINRIKDQSYTTRPKVLCIEWVEPFFTSGHWVPQMVQIAGGTNLISSAGEHSRKMTLDEVISADPDIIIMMPCGFDTKRTISECTTSLQKNPGWRNLRAVKSGKIYAVDANSYFSKPSIRTITGIEILSKIIHMEKFAGLVTPDGAFARIKSWE; this comes from the coding sequence ATCATATCAATGAGGATTGTCTCTTTTCTTCCAAGCGCAACTGAGCTTGTCTTTGAGCTTGGAGCTGGAGATGAACTGGTCGGGGTCACACACGAGTGTAATTATCCAGAGGAGGCAAGACAAAAGCCTCGCGTTATCAGATCCGTCTTTGATCCAGAGATAATGACTAGTCGCCAAATCGACGCAAAGGTAACCGAGCTTGCAAAGACGGACGCGCCAATTTTTCTAGTGCATGAAGACAATATCAAAAATGCCAAACCCGACCTCATAATAGGTCAGGGAACATGTGCCGTGTGTTCTGCATACACAAAAGAGGTGAATCGAGCGCTAGAGATTTTAGAAAAAAGGCCAGAGGTAGAAGTAATTGATCCACACAGTATTGATGATATCCTATCCAGTGTGGATACAATTGCAAAAAAGATTGGCCGGGAAAGTCATGGAAAGGCACTAATCGAGTCACTCCAAAAAAGAATCAATCGAATCAAAGATCAAAGCTATACCACAAGGCCCAAGGTGTTATGCATAGAGTGGGTAGAGCCGTTTTTCACGTCAGGTCATTGGGTCCCGCAAATGGTGCAAATTGCAGGCGGCACAAATCTGATAAGCAGTGCTGGCGAGCACTCTAGAAAAATGACATTAGATGAAGTAATATCAGCAGACCCAGACATCATAATCATGATGCCCTGCGGATTCGACACAAAAAGGACCATATCGGAATGCACTACAAGTCTGCAAAAAAACCCAGGATGGCGAAATCTCAGGGCGGTAAAGTCAGGCAAGATCTATGCAGTTGACGCAAACTCGTATTTTTCCAAGCCAAGCATCAGAACCATAACAGGAATAGAAATACTCTCAAAGATAATCCACATGGAGAAGTTTGCAGGGCTAGTTACGCCAGACGGTGCATTTGCTAGGATCAAGTCATGGGAATAA
- a CDS encoding DUF2070 family protein, with the protein MTESYDDVSKIHKRYSLTLLTPSSKYHSLIFSGIIAAITGYLILTTYLERQDELIFRLPILMGVLLITQKIDARLIRNREYSKALHMSLFGNMSWLAIVLMGMVAFFILGKPELSLLYVTQGMLIFTSFRIGLLTTTLGLSMTKAWVICFVQPAAMYLVLIPQELWISSLIDPIVMAIGATFLAIASVWSYLTDRAGRPEVKSTHELIQAYLASRGRENYEEVESIIESRSNPSNVLTSQIRFQSNNGDFRMVLPEVHPGPYHPIGGSNITYRIYKTLNSSAMVMHSVSDHTLNLPSQNAVNDYLGTFSTNVVLKKGSNCTEPVTVTVNKARVTGILFDKTTILFLSLSPHGMEDVPSNIKKEIEQLASNRDFERILIVDCHNAMGAEIGQEDSQDMLKAAKATLESLVTKESYPLEFGYANSSGMDVKSTDLGPGGLGVLCLKINGKKFFFGWSDSNNMENGVREHVVNYFAKNGMVLVELCTSDTHFASIVVRTRTGYYPFGKITTPETLTNWYYTIAKQADSKLEPTSFEILEHKAEVKVMGTAVIEDFSKALDKSLLLTKGFAIGSFLIFIGSLFL; encoded by the coding sequence ATGACCGAATCATACGATGATGTATCTAAAATACACAAGCGTTATTCCCTGACATTACTTACACCGTCATCAAAATACCATTCACTGATATTTTCTGGAATTATTGCAGCAATAACTGGATATTTAATTTTGACAACATATCTTGAGCGACAAGACGAGCTCATATTTCGCCTGCCGATCCTAATGGGAGTTCTATTAATAACACAGAAAATCGACGCAAGGCTAATTCGAAATAGGGAATACTCCAAGGCGCTACATATGTCGCTTTTTGGCAACATGTCGTGGCTTGCAATTGTGCTAATGGGAATGGTGGCATTTTTCATTTTGGGAAAACCCGAATTGTCATTGTTGTATGTAACACAAGGAATGCTGATTTTTACCAGCTTTAGAATCGGATTGCTCACAACAACTCTGGGACTATCGATGACTAAGGCATGGGTAATTTGCTTTGTCCAACCAGCTGCAATGTATCTCGTTTTGATTCCTCAGGAGCTCTGGATATCTTCACTAATAGACCCAATTGTAATGGCAATAGGTGCCACGTTTTTGGCAATTGCGTCTGTCTGGTCGTATCTTACAGATAGAGCGGGCCGCCCAGAAGTCAAAAGCACACACGAGCTAATCCAGGCATATTTGGCATCTAGGGGTAGAGAAAACTATGAAGAAGTAGAATCCATAATCGAGTCGCGCTCAAATCCATCAAATGTTCTGACATCACAAATTAGGTTCCAGTCAAATAATGGAGACTTTAGGATGGTCTTGCCAGAGGTTCATCCAGGACCATACCATCCAATTGGAGGAAGCAATATCACATATAGAATCTACAAGACGCTAAACTCGTCTGCAATGGTAATGCACAGTGTCTCTGACCACACACTGAATTTACCGTCGCAGAATGCGGTAAACGATTACCTTGGAACATTTTCAACCAATGTGGTTCTCAAAAAAGGATCTAATTGTACAGAGCCCGTAACGGTTACTGTGAACAAGGCACGCGTAACCGGTATACTCTTTGATAAAACCACAATCTTATTTTTGTCGCTATCGCCACACGGAATGGAGGATGTCCCAAGCAACATCAAAAAGGAAATAGAGCAGCTTGCAAGTAATCGCGACTTTGAGAGAATCCTCATAGTGGATTGCCACAACGCTATGGGAGCGGAAATTGGTCAAGAAGACTCGCAAGACATGCTCAAGGCGGCAAAAGCAACACTCGAATCCTTGGTTACAAAAGAATCCTATCCCCTAGAGTTTGGCTATGCAAATTCTAGCGGCATGGACGTAAAATCAACTGATCTTGGTCCTGGTGGATTGGGAGTGCTATGCCTGAAAATTAATGGCAAGAAGTTCTTTTTTGGATGGTCTGACTCTAATAATATGGAAAATGGCGTGCGCGAGCACGTAGTGAATTATTTTGCAAAAAATGGTATGGTGCTAGTGGAATTGTGCACATCAGATACACACTTTGCCTCTATTGTGGTACGCACGAGAACTGGTTACTATCCGTTTGGCAAAATCACAACGCCAGAAACTCTGACAAACTGGTATTACACAATAGCAAAGCAGGCAGATTCCAAACTTGAGCCAACATCTTTTGAGATCCTAGAGCACAAAGCGGAGGTCAAAGTTATGGGTACTGCAGTCATCGAAGATTTCTCCAAAGCACTAGACAAGTCGCTGCTTTTGACCAAGGGATTTGCAATTGGAAGTTTCCTAATTTTTATTGGTTCTCTTTTCCTATAG